A single genomic interval of Mustela nigripes isolate SB6536 chromosome 7, MUSNIG.SB6536, whole genome shotgun sequence harbors:
- the LOC132022496 gene encoding lithostathine-like isoform X2, producing MMLPPTALHSMSWMLLSCLMFLAQVQGEDSQNDVPASRISCPKGSKIYASHCYAFFMSPKSWVDADLACQKRPSGHLVSVFSGAEASFVASLIKNSANTYSNIWIGLHDPTEGYEPNAGGWEWSSGDLLNYLAWEKDPSTIANPGYCGSVSRSTGYLRWKDYSCTTRLPYICKFKG from the exons ATGATGCTGCCTCCCACAGCCCTCCACAGCATGTCCTGGATGCTGCTTTCCTGCCTCATGTTCCTGGCTCAGGTCCAAG GTGAAGACTCCCAGAATGATGTGCCCGCTTCACGGATCAGCTGTCCCAAAGGCTCCAAGATTTATGCTTCCCACTGCTATGCCTTCTTTATGTCACCAAAATCCTGGGTGGATGCTGAT TTGGCCTGCCAGAAGAGGCCCTCGGGACACCTTGTGTCTGTGTTCAGTGGGGCTGAGGCATCCTTTGTGGCCTCCCTGATCAAGAACAGTGCGAACACCTACTCAAATATCTGGATTGGGCTCCATGACCCCACAGAG GGCTATGAGCCCAATGCAGGTGGATGGGAGTGGAGTAGTGGTGATCTGCTGAATTACCTTGCCTGGGAGAAAGACCCCTCCACTATTGCAAACCCTGGCTATTGTGGGAGTGTGTCAAGAAGCACAG GATATCTGAGGTGGAAAGATTACAGCTGCACTACAAGGCTACCCTACATCTGCAAGTTCAAGGGCTAG